From one Babylonia areolata isolate BAREFJ2019XMU chromosome 35, ASM4173473v1, whole genome shotgun sequence genomic stretch:
- the LOC143278067 gene encoding uncharacterized protein LOC143278067 isoform X5, producing the protein MLPVFVVCVEERQRVPMEENRQTDGAEEDRQTDGAASKPTKRYPCKICDKIVTNRARHMVAVHKVDIIKARGMRYDDLQTKRKKVQCPLCQRMIINLGRHLENVEKVARDSEQWEQLMKRTKRNGPEQEISCIPAQHPQRQVLEDFIKFRRTFQERSLNTIKKEMTSIMSCLLALNRSANLEVIFKIPDDDDSRASAIFMTMILIPMKTILQKEGNRVASSQYNKLLAFSTFLKWLSEAKHFFLQKNNLASEVQNLHTHVKAAMVQFRASKKMRAIAINTETRPMDIQNDFETKNLMTSLACEDTWSDKTKARDVLMTLLAVGSISRLGAIRNMTVEQLHNAKTVEEDENLYRIDVTTHKTMKIYGAAGIYLSKDLKPHLQRYLDERPAESPWVFCTSTGKQISSSHAAYVFRKMTHTTATQMRKSVAVAHRESPAEVQNAISEAMLHSLIVHKESYAGKTHHSTVYKGLRAVGAVQTLQVVEEEPGPSGLNQSSMDDQPGPSVNQSSMDDQPGPSQTPVSPPPASARKQSPAPVSNVRLPETK; encoded by the exons ATGCTACCAGTGTTTGTAGTTTGTGTTGAAGAGAGACAACGTGTGCCAAtggaggaaaacagacagacagacggtgcggaggaggacagacagacagacggtgctGCTTCAAAACCTACAAAAAG atatccctGCAAAATATGTGACAAGATCGTCACCAACAGAGCACGGCACATGGTTGCCGTGCACAAAGTAGACATAATAAAAGCGAGAGGAATGCGTTATGATGATttacaaacaaaacgaaag aaggTGCAATGTCCTCTATGTCAGAGGATGATAATCAACCTCGGAAGGCATTTGGAAAATGTGGAAAAAGTTGCCCGAGATTCCGAGCAATGGGAACAACTGATGAAACGTACAA AACGAAACGGACCAGAGCAAGAAATTAGTTGTATCCCTGCTCAACATCCTCAAA GACAAGTTTTAGAGGATTTTATTAAATTTCGACGAACATTTCAAGAAAGATCTTTgaacacaataaaaaaagaaatgacttCCATCATGAGTTGTCTGCTGGCATTAAACAGGTCTGCAAATCTGGAGGTGATTTTTAAG atTCCTGACGACGACGACAGTCGTGCATCCGCAATTTTTATGACGATGATATTGATTCCCATGAAAACGATTCTCCAAAAAGAAGGCAACAGAGTTGCATCAAGCCAATACAACAAACTATTGGCTTTCAGT ACTTTCTTAAAGTGGCTGTCGgaggcaaaacatttttttttacaaaaaaataaCTTGGCCTCCGAAGTGCAGAATTTGCACACACATGTCAAGGCCGCAATGGTCCAATTCCGAGCATCAAAAAAAATGCGTGCTATTGCGATAAACACGGAGACGAGAC CAATGGACATACAAAATGATTTTGAAACAAAAAATCTTATGACATCCCTGGCCTGTGAGGACACATGGTCTGACAAGACTAAGGCCAGGGATGTCCTTATGACGCTGCTCGCGGTCGGAAGCATCTCACGGCTGGGAGCCATCCGCAATATGACCGTCGAGCAGCTTCATAACGCCAAAACTGTGGAAGAGGATGAAAACCTTTACCGCATTGAT gTCACCACTCATAAAACTATGAAGATTTATGGAGCGGCTGGAATATATTTATCTAAAGACCTGAAACCACACCTGCAGCG ATACTTGGATGAGCGACCCGCAGAATCACCATGGGTTTTCTGCACATCAACAGGGAAACAAATCAGTTCTAGCCATGCAGCCTATGTGTTCAGAAAAATGACgcatacaacagcaacacaaatgcGAAAAAGTGTAGCTGTTGCA cATCGGGAGTCGCCGGCGGAGGTGCAGAACGCAATTTCAGAGGCCATGCTCCACAGCCTCATTGTACACAAAGAATCCTATGCTGgcaaaacacaccacagcacggtGTACAAGGGTCTGAGAGCTGTTGGAGCAG tgcaaACTCTGCAGGTCGTCGAAGAGGAGCCCGGGCCGTCGGGATTAAACCAGTCCTCAATGGACGACCAGCCCGGGCCGTCAGTAAACCAGTCCTCAATGGACGACCAGCCCGGGCCCTCGCAGACGCCTGTCTCACCTCCGCCGGCATCCGCTCGAAAACAGTCACCCGCTCCGGTGTCGA atGTACGTCTTCCCGAAACGAAATAA
- the LOC143278067 gene encoding uncharacterized protein LOC143278067 isoform X2: MLPVFVVCVEERQRVPMEENRQTDGAEEDRQTDGAASKPTKRYPCKICDKIVTNRARHMVAVHKVDIIKARGMRYDDLQTKRKKVQCPLCQRMIINLGRHLENVEKVARDSEQWEQLMKRTKRNGPEQEISCIPAQHPQRQVLEDFIKFRRTFQERSLNTIKKEMTSIMSCLLALNRSANLEVIFKIPDDDDSRASAIFMTMILIPMKTILQKEGNRVASSQYNKLLAFSTFLKWLSEAKHFFLQKNNLASEVQNLHTHVKAAMVQFRASKKMRAIAINTETRPMDIQNDFETKNLMTSLACEDTWSDKTKARDVLMTLLAVGSISRLGAIRNMTVEQLHNAKTVEEDENLYRIDVTTHKTMKIYGAAGIYLSKDLKPHLQRYLDERPAESPWVFCTSTGKQISSSHAAYVFRKMTHTTATQMRKSVAVAHRESPAEVQNAISEAMLHSLIVHKESYAGKTHHSTVYKGLRAVGAVQTLQVVEEEPGPSGLNQSSMDDQPGPSVNQSSMDDQPGPSQTPVSPPPASARKQSPAPVSKSMGTLLRFQKPLKPVCAEEWPQKYTREERVLRAVNAFLFFT; encoded by the exons ATGCTACCAGTGTTTGTAGTTTGTGTTGAAGAGAGACAACGTGTGCCAAtggaggaaaacagacagacagacggtgcggaggaggacagacagacagacggtgctGCTTCAAAACCTACAAAAAG atatccctGCAAAATATGTGACAAGATCGTCACCAACAGAGCACGGCACATGGTTGCCGTGCACAAAGTAGACATAATAAAAGCGAGAGGAATGCGTTATGATGATttacaaacaaaacgaaag aaggTGCAATGTCCTCTATGTCAGAGGATGATAATCAACCTCGGAAGGCATTTGGAAAATGTGGAAAAAGTTGCCCGAGATTCCGAGCAATGGGAACAACTGATGAAACGTACAA AACGAAACGGACCAGAGCAAGAAATTAGTTGTATCCCTGCTCAACATCCTCAAA GACAAGTTTTAGAGGATTTTATTAAATTTCGACGAACATTTCAAGAAAGATCTTTgaacacaataaaaaaagaaatgacttCCATCATGAGTTGTCTGCTGGCATTAAACAGGTCTGCAAATCTGGAGGTGATTTTTAAG atTCCTGACGACGACGACAGTCGTGCATCCGCAATTTTTATGACGATGATATTGATTCCCATGAAAACGATTCTCCAAAAAGAAGGCAACAGAGTTGCATCAAGCCAATACAACAAACTATTGGCTTTCAGT ACTTTCTTAAAGTGGCTGTCGgaggcaaaacatttttttttacaaaaaaataaCTTGGCCTCCGAAGTGCAGAATTTGCACACACATGTCAAGGCCGCAATGGTCCAATTCCGAGCATCAAAAAAAATGCGTGCTATTGCGATAAACACGGAGACGAGAC CAATGGACATACAAAATGATTTTGAAACAAAAAATCTTATGACATCCCTGGCCTGTGAGGACACATGGTCTGACAAGACTAAGGCCAGGGATGTCCTTATGACGCTGCTCGCGGTCGGAAGCATCTCACGGCTGGGAGCCATCCGCAATATGACCGTCGAGCAGCTTCATAACGCCAAAACTGTGGAAGAGGATGAAAACCTTTACCGCATTGAT gTCACCACTCATAAAACTATGAAGATTTATGGAGCGGCTGGAATATATTTATCTAAAGACCTGAAACCACACCTGCAGCG ATACTTGGATGAGCGACCCGCAGAATCACCATGGGTTTTCTGCACATCAACAGGGAAACAAATCAGTTCTAGCCATGCAGCCTATGTGTTCAGAAAAATGACgcatacaacagcaacacaaatgcGAAAAAGTGTAGCTGTTGCA cATCGGGAGTCGCCGGCGGAGGTGCAGAACGCAATTTCAGAGGCCATGCTCCACAGCCTCATTGTACACAAAGAATCCTATGCTGgcaaaacacaccacagcacggtGTACAAGGGTCTGAGAGCTGTTGGAGCAG tgcaaACTCTGCAGGTCGTCGAAGAGGAGCCCGGGCCGTCGGGATTAAACCAGTCCTCAATGGACGACCAGCCCGGGCCGTCAGTAAACCAGTCCTCAATGGACGACCAGCCCGGGCCCTCGCAGACGCCTGTCTCACCTCCGCCGGCATCCGCTCGAAAACAGTCACCCGCTCCGGTGTCGA aatcCATGGGGACACTCCTCAGATTTCAAAAACCTTTAAAACCAGTTTGTGCTGAGGAGTGGCCCCAAAAATACACCAGGGAAGAGCGGGTGCTGCGAGCGGTAAATGCTTTTCTATTTTTTACTTAA
- the LOC143278067 gene encoding uncharacterized protein LOC143278067 isoform X1, whose amino-acid sequence MLPVFVVCVEERQRVPMEENRQTDGAEEDRQTDGAASKPTKRYPCKICDKIVTNRARHMVAVHKVDIIKARGMRYDDLQTKRKKVQCPLCQRMIINLGRHLENVEKVARDSEQWEQLMKRTKRNGPEQEISCIPAQHPQRQVLEDFIKFRRTFQERSLNTIKKEMTSIMSCLLALNRSANLEVIFKIPDDDDSRASAIFMTMILIPMKTILQKEGNRVASSQYNKLLAFSTFLKWLSEAKHFFLQKNNLASEVQNLHTHVKAAMVQFRASKKMRAIAINTETRPMDIQNDFETKNLMTSLACEDTWSDKTKARDVLMTLLAVGSISRLGAIRNMTVEQLHNAKTVEEDENLYRIDVTTHKTMKIYGAAGIYLSKDLKPHLQRYLDERPAESPWVFCTSTGKQISSSHAAYVFRKMTHTTATQMRKSVAVAHRESPAEVQNAISEAMLHSLIVHKESYAGKTHHSTVYKGLRAVGAVQTLQVVEEEPGPSGLNQSSMDDQPGPSVNQSSMDDQPGPSQTPVSPPPASARKQSPAPVSKSMGTLLRFQKPLKPVCAEEWPQKYTREERVLRAMYVFPKRNKFTPDQLQTAFKYLGAYRRQKSVPVELIKILRKNFTDFDDVFAEIKDKTIIDKVRAWPIDAALIF is encoded by the exons ATGCTACCAGTGTTTGTAGTTTGTGTTGAAGAGAGACAACGTGTGCCAAtggaggaaaacagacagacagacggtgcggaggaggacagacagacagacggtgctGCTTCAAAACCTACAAAAAG atatccctGCAAAATATGTGACAAGATCGTCACCAACAGAGCACGGCACATGGTTGCCGTGCACAAAGTAGACATAATAAAAGCGAGAGGAATGCGTTATGATGATttacaaacaaaacgaaag aaggTGCAATGTCCTCTATGTCAGAGGATGATAATCAACCTCGGAAGGCATTTGGAAAATGTGGAAAAAGTTGCCCGAGATTCCGAGCAATGGGAACAACTGATGAAACGTACAA AACGAAACGGACCAGAGCAAGAAATTAGTTGTATCCCTGCTCAACATCCTCAAA GACAAGTTTTAGAGGATTTTATTAAATTTCGACGAACATTTCAAGAAAGATCTTTgaacacaataaaaaaagaaatgacttCCATCATGAGTTGTCTGCTGGCATTAAACAGGTCTGCAAATCTGGAGGTGATTTTTAAG atTCCTGACGACGACGACAGTCGTGCATCCGCAATTTTTATGACGATGATATTGATTCCCATGAAAACGATTCTCCAAAAAGAAGGCAACAGAGTTGCATCAAGCCAATACAACAAACTATTGGCTTTCAGT ACTTTCTTAAAGTGGCTGTCGgaggcaaaacatttttttttacaaaaaaataaCTTGGCCTCCGAAGTGCAGAATTTGCACACACATGTCAAGGCCGCAATGGTCCAATTCCGAGCATCAAAAAAAATGCGTGCTATTGCGATAAACACGGAGACGAGAC CAATGGACATACAAAATGATTTTGAAACAAAAAATCTTATGACATCCCTGGCCTGTGAGGACACATGGTCTGACAAGACTAAGGCCAGGGATGTCCTTATGACGCTGCTCGCGGTCGGAAGCATCTCACGGCTGGGAGCCATCCGCAATATGACCGTCGAGCAGCTTCATAACGCCAAAACTGTGGAAGAGGATGAAAACCTTTACCGCATTGAT gTCACCACTCATAAAACTATGAAGATTTATGGAGCGGCTGGAATATATTTATCTAAAGACCTGAAACCACACCTGCAGCG ATACTTGGATGAGCGACCCGCAGAATCACCATGGGTTTTCTGCACATCAACAGGGAAACAAATCAGTTCTAGCCATGCAGCCTATGTGTTCAGAAAAATGACgcatacaacagcaacacaaatgcGAAAAAGTGTAGCTGTTGCA cATCGGGAGTCGCCGGCGGAGGTGCAGAACGCAATTTCAGAGGCCATGCTCCACAGCCTCATTGTACACAAAGAATCCTATGCTGgcaaaacacaccacagcacggtGTACAAGGGTCTGAGAGCTGTTGGAGCAG tgcaaACTCTGCAGGTCGTCGAAGAGGAGCCCGGGCCGTCGGGATTAAACCAGTCCTCAATGGACGACCAGCCCGGGCCGTCAGTAAACCAGTCCTCAATGGACGACCAGCCCGGGCCCTCGCAGACGCCTGTCTCACCTCCGCCGGCATCCGCTCGAAAACAGTCACCCGCTCCGGTGTCGA aatcCATGGGGACACTCCTCAGATTTCAAAAACCTTTAAAACCAGTTTGTGCTGAGGAGTGGCCCCAAAAATACACCAGGGAAGAGCGGGTGCTGCGAGCG atGTACGTCTTCCCGAAACGAAATAAATTCACCCCAGACCAACTCCAAACGGCTTTTAAATATTTAGGAGCATATCGGCGACAAAAAAGTGTGCCTGTAGAGCTTATCAAAATTTTACGAAAAAATTTTACCGATTTCGATGATGTTTTTGctgaaataaaagataaaacgaTAATAGATAAAGTGCGTGCATGGCCCATTGATGCAGCATtgatcttttaa
- the LOC143278067 gene encoding uncharacterized protein LOC143278067 isoform X4, with product MLPVFVVCVEERQRVPMEENRQTDGAEEDRQTDGAASKPTKRYPCKICDKIVTNRARHMVAVHKVDIIKARGMRYDDLQTKRKKVQCPLCQRMIINLGRHLENVEKVARDSEQWEQLMKRTKRNGPEQEISCIPAQHPQRQVLEDFIKFRRTFQERSLNTIKKEMTSIMSCLLALNRSANLEVIFKIPDDDDSRASAIFMTMILIPMKTILQKEGNRVASSQYNKLLAFSTFLKWLSEAKHFFLQKNNLASEVQNLHTHVKAAMVQFRASKKMRAIAINTETRPMDIQNDFETKNLMTSLACEDTWSDKTKARDVLMTLLAVGSISRLGAIRNMTVEQLHNAKTVEEDENLYRIDVTTHKTMKIYGAAGIYLSKDLKPHLQRYLDERPAESPWVFCTSTGKQISSSHAAYVFRKMTHTTATQMRKSVAVAHRESPAEVQNAISEAMLHSLIVHKESYAGKTHHSTVYKGLRAVGAGRRRGARAVGIKPVLNGRPARAVSKPVLNGRPARALADACLTSAGIRSKTVTRSGVEIHGDTPQISKTFKTSLC from the exons ATGCTACCAGTGTTTGTAGTTTGTGTTGAAGAGAGACAACGTGTGCCAAtggaggaaaacagacagacagacggtgcggaggaggacagacagacagacggtgctGCTTCAAAACCTACAAAAAG atatccctGCAAAATATGTGACAAGATCGTCACCAACAGAGCACGGCACATGGTTGCCGTGCACAAAGTAGACATAATAAAAGCGAGAGGAATGCGTTATGATGATttacaaacaaaacgaaag aaggTGCAATGTCCTCTATGTCAGAGGATGATAATCAACCTCGGAAGGCATTTGGAAAATGTGGAAAAAGTTGCCCGAGATTCCGAGCAATGGGAACAACTGATGAAACGTACAA AACGAAACGGACCAGAGCAAGAAATTAGTTGTATCCCTGCTCAACATCCTCAAA GACAAGTTTTAGAGGATTTTATTAAATTTCGACGAACATTTCAAGAAAGATCTTTgaacacaataaaaaaagaaatgacttCCATCATGAGTTGTCTGCTGGCATTAAACAGGTCTGCAAATCTGGAGGTGATTTTTAAG atTCCTGACGACGACGACAGTCGTGCATCCGCAATTTTTATGACGATGATATTGATTCCCATGAAAACGATTCTCCAAAAAGAAGGCAACAGAGTTGCATCAAGCCAATACAACAAACTATTGGCTTTCAGT ACTTTCTTAAAGTGGCTGTCGgaggcaaaacatttttttttacaaaaaaataaCTTGGCCTCCGAAGTGCAGAATTTGCACACACATGTCAAGGCCGCAATGGTCCAATTCCGAGCATCAAAAAAAATGCGTGCTATTGCGATAAACACGGAGACGAGAC CAATGGACATACAAAATGATTTTGAAACAAAAAATCTTATGACATCCCTGGCCTGTGAGGACACATGGTCTGACAAGACTAAGGCCAGGGATGTCCTTATGACGCTGCTCGCGGTCGGAAGCATCTCACGGCTGGGAGCCATCCGCAATATGACCGTCGAGCAGCTTCATAACGCCAAAACTGTGGAAGAGGATGAAAACCTTTACCGCATTGAT gTCACCACTCATAAAACTATGAAGATTTATGGAGCGGCTGGAATATATTTATCTAAAGACCTGAAACCACACCTGCAGCG ATACTTGGATGAGCGACCCGCAGAATCACCATGGGTTTTCTGCACATCAACAGGGAAACAAATCAGTTCTAGCCATGCAGCCTATGTGTTCAGAAAAATGACgcatacaacagcaacacaaatgcGAAAAAGTGTAGCTGTTGCA cATCGGGAGTCGCCGGCGGAGGTGCAGAACGCAATTTCAGAGGCCATGCTCCACAGCCTCATTGTACACAAAGAATCCTATGCTGgcaaaacacaccacagcacggtGTACAAGGGTCTGAGAGCTGTTGGAGCAG GTCGTCGAAGAGGAGCCCGGGCCGTCGGGATTAAACCAGTCCTCAATGGACGACCAGCCCGGGCCGTCAGTAAACCAGTCCTCAATGGACGACCAGCCCGGGCCCTCGCAGACGCCTGTCTCACCTCCGCCGGCATCCGCTCGAAAACAGTCACCCGCTCCGGTGTCGA aatcCATGGGGACACTCCTCAGATTTCAAAAACCTTTAAAACCAGTTTGTGCTGA
- the LOC143278067 gene encoding uncharacterized protein LOC143278067 isoform X3 has product MLPVFVVCVEERQRVPMEENRQTDGAEEDRQTDGAASKPTKRYPCKICDKIVTNRARHMVAVHKVDIIKARGMRYDDLQTKRKKVQCPLCQRMIINLGRHLENVEKVARDSEQWEQLMKRTKRNGPEQEISCIPAQHPQRQVLEDFIKFRRTFQERSLNTIKKEMTSIMSCLLALNRSANLEVIFKIPDDDDSRASAIFMTMILIPMKTILQKEGNRVASSQYNKLLAFSTFLKWLSEAKHFFLQKNNLASEVQNLHTHVKAAMVQFRASKKMRAIAINTETRPMDIQNDFETKNLMTSLACEDTWSDKTKARDVLMTLLAVGSISRLGAIRNMTVEQLHNAKTVEEDENLYRIDVTTHKTMKIYGAAGIYLSKDLKPHLQRYLDERPAESPWVFCTSTGKQISSSHAAYVFRKMTHTTATQMRKSVAVAHRESPAEVQNAISEAMLHSLIVHKESYAGKTHHSTVYKGLRAVGAGRRRGARAVGIKPVLNGRPARAVSKPVLNGRPARALADACLTSAGIRSKTVTRSGVECTSSRNEINSPQTNSKRLLNI; this is encoded by the exons ATGCTACCAGTGTTTGTAGTTTGTGTTGAAGAGAGACAACGTGTGCCAAtggaggaaaacagacagacagacggtgcggaggaggacagacagacagacggtgctGCTTCAAAACCTACAAAAAG atatccctGCAAAATATGTGACAAGATCGTCACCAACAGAGCACGGCACATGGTTGCCGTGCACAAAGTAGACATAATAAAAGCGAGAGGAATGCGTTATGATGATttacaaacaaaacgaaag aaggTGCAATGTCCTCTATGTCAGAGGATGATAATCAACCTCGGAAGGCATTTGGAAAATGTGGAAAAAGTTGCCCGAGATTCCGAGCAATGGGAACAACTGATGAAACGTACAA AACGAAACGGACCAGAGCAAGAAATTAGTTGTATCCCTGCTCAACATCCTCAAA GACAAGTTTTAGAGGATTTTATTAAATTTCGACGAACATTTCAAGAAAGATCTTTgaacacaataaaaaaagaaatgacttCCATCATGAGTTGTCTGCTGGCATTAAACAGGTCTGCAAATCTGGAGGTGATTTTTAAG atTCCTGACGACGACGACAGTCGTGCATCCGCAATTTTTATGACGATGATATTGATTCCCATGAAAACGATTCTCCAAAAAGAAGGCAACAGAGTTGCATCAAGCCAATACAACAAACTATTGGCTTTCAGT ACTTTCTTAAAGTGGCTGTCGgaggcaaaacatttttttttacaaaaaaataaCTTGGCCTCCGAAGTGCAGAATTTGCACACACATGTCAAGGCCGCAATGGTCCAATTCCGAGCATCAAAAAAAATGCGTGCTATTGCGATAAACACGGAGACGAGAC CAATGGACATACAAAATGATTTTGAAACAAAAAATCTTATGACATCCCTGGCCTGTGAGGACACATGGTCTGACAAGACTAAGGCCAGGGATGTCCTTATGACGCTGCTCGCGGTCGGAAGCATCTCACGGCTGGGAGCCATCCGCAATATGACCGTCGAGCAGCTTCATAACGCCAAAACTGTGGAAGAGGATGAAAACCTTTACCGCATTGAT gTCACCACTCATAAAACTATGAAGATTTATGGAGCGGCTGGAATATATTTATCTAAAGACCTGAAACCACACCTGCAGCG ATACTTGGATGAGCGACCCGCAGAATCACCATGGGTTTTCTGCACATCAACAGGGAAACAAATCAGTTCTAGCCATGCAGCCTATGTGTTCAGAAAAATGACgcatacaacagcaacacaaatgcGAAAAAGTGTAGCTGTTGCA cATCGGGAGTCGCCGGCGGAGGTGCAGAACGCAATTTCAGAGGCCATGCTCCACAGCCTCATTGTACACAAAGAATCCTATGCTGgcaaaacacaccacagcacggtGTACAAGGGTCTGAGAGCTGTTGGAGCAG GTCGTCGAAGAGGAGCCCGGGCCGTCGGGATTAAACCAGTCCTCAATGGACGACCAGCCCGGGCCGTCAGTAAACCAGTCCTCAATGGACGACCAGCCCGGGCCCTCGCAGACGCCTGTCTCACCTCCGCCGGCATCCGCTCGAAAACAGTCACCCGCTCCGGTGTCGA atGTACGTCTTCCCGAAACGAAATAAATTCACCCCAGACCAACTCCAAACGGCTTTTAAATATTTAG
- the LOC143278068 gene encoding baculoviral IAP repeat-containing protein 3-like — MRLASLGNFPAELDVSRIKLADAGFYSIDDKGSVKCYSCSIVYSDWKKGDKPLEVHKRISPECQHVLEVWSSSDSTPTLRPGQQQESQQESKNDLQCDAEAYHPVSGPPPASTSASASFSFTSADLQGISSLSISVPQKSISVNINNTVPSRPNVSQGSSSADSTRPTRPMFPVRGLDLQLAVYPMYSQKETRVRTFRNIPWDEMRCPPLMEIVNSGMYYAGYEDCVRCFYCGLGLKRWEPEDDVWEAHATWRGECEYLRRVKGDTFVQNIWTRNDPAFGRTEVDSTLNRSGGGPNNTTANGGSTGTCSGSSDAGGNNTTSGGGSSNNNGEANTNEVVAATANETVAAATTNETVAAATTNETVATATTNETTAATTNETVATATTNKTTATTINEAVTMTANEALAATVVRSKNKNVEKMFKCRICKNAGQELLFLPCGHIWKSWKSNQRTVNTQKDFSSTLGFPSKRKGVST; from the exons ATGCGACTTGCGAGCTTGGGGAACTTTCCGGCAGAGTTGGACGTGTCTCGGATCAAGCTGGCAGATGCGGGATTCTACTCTATCGATGACAAGGGCAGCGTGAAATGTTATAGCTGCTCCATAGTCTATTCGGACTGGAAAAAAGGAGACAAACCGCTGGAAGTGCACAAACGCATATCGCCCGAGTGTCAGCACGTGTTAGAGGTGTGGTCTTCTTCCGACAGCACGCCGACTCTCCGACCGGGACAGCAACAGGAATCACAACAAGAATCTAAAAATGATTTGCAATGTGATGCTGAAGCATACCATCCAGTCTCTGGTCCTCCTCCTGCTTccacttctgcttctgcttctttttccttCACTTCAGCCGATTTACAGGGAATTTCATCACTGAGCATCAGTGTACCACAAAAATCTATATCagtgaacatcaacaacactgtacCTTCCAGACCCAATGTTTCACAGGGATCTTCATCCGCAGATTCTACTAGACCCACCAGACCCATGTTTCCCGTTCGAGGATTAGACTTGCAGTTGGCGGTCTATCCCATGTATTCGCAAAAAGAGACAAGAGTGCGAACTTTCAGAAACATACCGTGGGACGAAATGAGGTGTCCACCGTTGATGGAAATTGTGAATTCCGGGATGTACTACGCAG GTTACGAAGACTGTGTGAGGTGCTTTTACTGCGGACTTGGCTTGAAACGGTGGGAACCCGAAGACGACGTTTGGGAGGCGCACGCGACATGGAGGGGCGAGTGCGAATACCTGAGACGTGTAAAAGGGGATACGTTCGTCCAGAACATCTGGACGAGAAACGACCCGGCGTTCGGTCGCACAGAAGTCGACTCCACATTGAACAGGAGCGGCGGGGGCCCCAACAACACCACTGCGAACGGTGGCTCAACCGGCACTTGCAGTGGGTCCAGCGACGCAGGTGGAAATAACACTACGTCCGGCGGTGGGAGTTCCAACAACAACGGAGaag CAAATACCAACGAGGTCGTCGCCGCCACAGCCAACGAGACCGTCGCCGCTGCCACAACCAACGAGACCGTCGCCGCTGCCACAACCAACGAGACCGTTGCCACTGCCACGACTAACGAGACCACCGCTGCCACAACCAACGAGACCGTTGCCACTGCCACGACTAACAAGACCACCGCTACCACAATCAACGAGGCCGTCACCATGACCGCCAACGAAGCCCTCGCCGCCACAGTAGTCcggtcaaaaaacaaaaatgtcgaGAAGATGTTCAAGTGCAGGATCTGCAAAAATGCCGGACAGGAACTCTTGTTTCTCCCTTGCGGTCACAT ATGGAAATCATGGAAATCAAACCAAAGAACGGTGAATACTCAGAAAGACTTTTCCAGTACATTAGGTTTTCCCTCGAAACGCAAGGGAGTGTCAACCTGA